A single genomic interval of Littorina saxatilis isolate snail1 linkage group LG17, US_GU_Lsax_2.0, whole genome shotgun sequence harbors:
- the LOC138953543 gene encoding protein YIF1B-like isoform X1 has product MDTPSSFRQRKCVQSAGQKKRGKASKGGGGGSRPQLFEDTSNSQPVPPPQGYGMNYGQPQYGYDPSGGYPPQQGQYPGQQFFQDPMASMAMQYGTTLADQGKDYVHKNLEKYVATSKLKYYFAVDTAYVGKKLGLLIFPYTHSDWSIQYNQDDPIAPRYEINAPDLYIPVMAFVTYILVAGVVMGTQARFTPEQLGIQASTALVWMIIELLATLFSLYIMNLNANLNYTDCLAYSGYKFVGMIFSLLAGLAFQGTGYYIALLWFGAALSFFIVRTLRPKVLPHATNDDGYTKGTKRSLYLIISVALAQPVLMWWLTSHIMFGRLF; this is encoded by the exons ATGGACACACCGTCCAGTTTTCGACAGCGTAAGTGTGTTCAATCAG CGGGGCAGAAAAAACGAGGGAAAGCGAGTAAGGGAGGAGGAGGTGGTTCCCGCCCCCAGTTGTTTGAAGACACAAGCAATAGCCAGCCTGTGCCGCCACCACAGGGCTATGGAATGAACTATGGACAACCACAGTATG GCTACGACCCCTCAGGAGGGTACCCCCCTCAGCAAGGCCAGTATCCAGGACAACAGTTTTTCCAGGACCCGATGGCCAGCATGGCCATGCAGTACGGAACCACCCTGGCTGACCAGGGCAAGGATTATGTGCACAAAAAT CTGGAGAAATACGTTGCAACATCAAAACTCAAGTACTACTTTGCAGTCGACACAGCATATGTTGGGAAAAAATTAGGCCTGCTTATCTTCCCTTACACACACTCA GACTGGTCAATACAGTACAATCAGGATGACCCCATAGCCCCCAGATATGAGATAAATGCACCTGACCTTTATATACCAG TCATGGCATTTGTGACATATATACTTGTAGCAGGCGTAGTAATGGGTACACAAGCAAG GTTTACCCCAGAACAGCTTGGTATTCAGGCCAGCACAGCCCTGGTGTGGATGATCATCGAGTTGCTTGCCACTCTCTTCAGTTTATACATTATGAACCTGAACGCTAATCTCAACTACACAGACTGCCTGGCGTACTCTGGCTACAAGTTTGTGGG GATGATTTTCAGTTTGCTAGCTGGTCTAGCTTTCCAAGGAACAGGATATTACATTGCTTTGCTGTGGTTTGGGGCTGCTCTTTCCTTCTTCATC GTGCGGACACTTCGGCCCAAGGTGTTACCCCACGCCACTAACGACGACGGCTACACAAAAGGCACCAAACGCAGCCTATACCTCATCATCTCAGTCGCGCTCGCCCAGCCAGTGCTAATGTGGTGGCTTACATCTCACATCATGTTCGGCCGATTGTTTTGA
- the LOC138953543 gene encoding protein YIF1B-like isoform X2 — MDTPSSFRQPGQKKRGKASKGGGGGSRPQLFEDTSNSQPVPPPQGYGMNYGQPQYGYDPSGGYPPQQGQYPGQQFFQDPMASMAMQYGTTLADQGKDYVHKNLEKYVATSKLKYYFAVDTAYVGKKLGLLIFPYTHSDWSIQYNQDDPIAPRYEINAPDLYIPVMAFVTYILVAGVVMGTQARFTPEQLGIQASTALVWMIIELLATLFSLYIMNLNANLNYTDCLAYSGYKFVGMIFSLLAGLAFQGTGYYIALLWFGAALSFFIVRTLRPKVLPHATNDDGYTKGTKRSLYLIISVALAQPVLMWWLTSHIMFGRLF; from the exons ATGGACACACCGTCCAGTTTTCGACAGC CGGGGCAGAAAAAACGAGGGAAAGCGAGTAAGGGAGGAGGAGGTGGTTCCCGCCCCCAGTTGTTTGAAGACACAAGCAATAGCCAGCCTGTGCCGCCACCACAGGGCTATGGAATGAACTATGGACAACCACAGTATG GCTACGACCCCTCAGGAGGGTACCCCCCTCAGCAAGGCCAGTATCCAGGACAACAGTTTTTCCAGGACCCGATGGCCAGCATGGCCATGCAGTACGGAACCACCCTGGCTGACCAGGGCAAGGATTATGTGCACAAAAAT CTGGAGAAATACGTTGCAACATCAAAACTCAAGTACTACTTTGCAGTCGACACAGCATATGTTGGGAAAAAATTAGGCCTGCTTATCTTCCCTTACACACACTCA GACTGGTCAATACAGTACAATCAGGATGACCCCATAGCCCCCAGATATGAGATAAATGCACCTGACCTTTATATACCAG TCATGGCATTTGTGACATATATACTTGTAGCAGGCGTAGTAATGGGTACACAAGCAAG GTTTACCCCAGAACAGCTTGGTATTCAGGCCAGCACAGCCCTGGTGTGGATGATCATCGAGTTGCTTGCCACTCTCTTCAGTTTATACATTATGAACCTGAACGCTAATCTCAACTACACAGACTGCCTGGCGTACTCTGGCTACAAGTTTGTGGG GATGATTTTCAGTTTGCTAGCTGGTCTAGCTTTCCAAGGAACAGGATATTACATTGCTTTGCTGTGGTTTGGGGCTGCTCTTTCCTTCTTCATC GTGCGGACACTTCGGCCCAAGGTGTTACCCCACGCCACTAACGACGACGGCTACACAAAAGGCACCAAACGCAGCCTATACCTCATCATCTCAGTCGCGCTCGCCCAGCCAGTGCTAATGTGGTGGCTTACATCTCACATCATGTTCGGCCGATTGTTTTGA